One Fervidobacterium gondwanense DSM 13020 genomic region harbors:
- a CDS encoding 6-phosphofructokinase, which produces MKALYAQSGGVTSVINASAYGVLDEARKNGLEIYVGINGVTGILKEKFLDANDLDIEFLKYTPAGAFGSCRKKLKNDADVEKLFEIFRKNDIRYFFYNGGNDSMDTAWRLQLEAQKRGYELKVVGVPKTIDNDLPHTDHCPGFGSAAKYIAIAMMEAAFDLRSMYVDSTQVFVMEIMGRHAGWLAASAGLGWINGIGADVILLPEQPFNKDEFLGTVDRVISQKGYCAIAVAEGLKYPDGFFVSDMGFTDSFGNRQLGGVGFTIAGMVRSELGLKTHVAIPDYLQRSGRHIASATDVEEAEMCGRMAVRYALEDNYGVMVTMERVNDEPYQIRYSSVPLNLVAEQTKMLPKDFFDKYAVTDKFFKYALPLIKGEPYPPFRNGLPEYKLLNLK; this is translated from the coding sequence ATGAAGGCTTTGTACGCACAATCGGGTGGTGTTACAAGTGTTATCAATGCGAGTGCATATGGTGTACTTGATGAAGCTCGCAAGAATGGTCTTGAGATATACGTCGGAATCAACGGCGTCACAGGTATTTTGAAGGAGAAGTTCTTAGATGCCAATGATTTAGATATTGAGTTCTTAAAATACACTCCGGCCGGTGCTTTTGGCTCGTGCCGAAAGAAATTGAAGAATGATGCTGATGTAGAGAAATTATTCGAGATTTTCCGAAAAAACGATATTAGATATTTCTTCTATAACGGCGGTAACGACTCTATGGACACCGCTTGGCGTTTGCAATTGGAGGCACAAAAGCGTGGGTACGAGCTGAAAGTTGTTGGTGTACCGAAGACAATCGATAACGACCTGCCTCACACGGACCACTGTCCAGGATTTGGGTCGGCAGCAAAATACATAGCCATAGCGATGATGGAAGCGGCGTTTGATCTGAGGAGCATGTACGTAGATTCCACGCAGGTTTTCGTTATGGAAATCATGGGAAGACACGCAGGTTGGCTGGCAGCATCAGCAGGACTGGGATGGATTAACGGAATAGGTGCTGACGTGATATTACTTCCTGAACAACCATTCAACAAAGATGAGTTTCTCGGGACAGTTGATCGAGTAATTTCACAAAAAGGCTATTGTGCAATCGCAGTAGCTGAAGGTTTGAAATATCCCGACGGTTTCTTTGTTTCTGACATGGGCTTCACGGATAGCTTTGGTAACAGGCAACTTGGCGGCGTTGGATTTACCATCGCAGGTATGGTTAGGTCAGAGCTCGGCTTAAAGACACACGTTGCGATTCCTGATTATTTGCAAAGAAGCGGTAGGCATATAGCGAGCGCAACAGACGTGGAGGAAGCAGAGATGTGCGGTAGGATGGCTGTCAGATACGCTCTCGAAGACAATTACGGTGTCATGGTCACGATGGAGCGCGTAAATGATGAACCTTATCAGATAAGATATTCATCTGTCCCGCTGAACTTGGTAGCCGAGCAGACGAAGATGTTACCAAAAGACTTCTTTGATAAATATGCGGTGACTGATAAATTCTTCAAGTACGCATTGCCGTTGATAAAAGGTGAGCCATATCCACCATTTAGAAACGGACTACCTGAATACAAGCTATTGAACTTGAAATAA
- the tgt gene encoding tRNA guanosine(34) transglycosylase Tgt produces MGLLKFELLKTVGQARRGRMHLPHGVVETPTFMPVGTNANVKLVTPHILKENDVQIILSNAFHLYLKPGLDVIRDFGGLHNFMNWDRPILTDSGGFQVFSLKKGQKITDDGVWIMSPLDGSKHFITPELSMEIQATLGSDIVMAFDYCADPKDGYEESKKSVKLTTKWAKRSLEHLRRISHQALFGIIQGAIYEDLREQSLSDITQYDFDGFAIGGLSVGEPREVTMKIVEFTAPKMPYDKPRYFMGGGSPDLLVDLVANGVDIFDSVFPTRVARHGLAVTWNGKFNIRSARYKYDKTPIDENCTCYTCRNFSKGYLRHLFDREEVLGQILLTIHDVHFMMEFGKKMRESIENGTFEVFRERVKKAYEKKDNTNN; encoded by the coding sequence ATGGGTTTACTAAAATTTGAACTTTTGAAAACTGTTGGGCAAGCAAGAAGGGGAAGGATGCACCTTCCCCATGGTGTAGTTGAAACACCGACATTTATGCCTGTCGGTACAAATGCTAATGTAAAGCTTGTAACCCCGCATATTTTGAAAGAGAACGACGTACAGATAATTCTTTCGAATGCTTTCCACCTTTATCTTAAACCCGGTTTAGACGTCATTAGAGATTTTGGTGGGCTGCATAACTTCATGAATTGGGATAGACCGATACTTACAGACAGCGGCGGGTTTCAAGTCTTCAGCCTGAAAAAAGGTCAGAAAATCACAGACGATGGCGTGTGGATAATGTCTCCGCTTGATGGTTCCAAGCATTTTATAACCCCCGAACTTTCGATGGAAATTCAAGCAACTCTTGGCTCAGACATAGTGATGGCTTTTGACTATTGTGCAGACCCGAAAGACGGGTATGAGGAGTCTAAGAAGTCTGTTAAATTGACTACTAAATGGGCAAAGCGCAGTCTTGAACATCTCAGGAGGATATCCCATCAGGCGCTCTTCGGTATAATTCAAGGTGCAATTTATGAAGATTTACGTGAACAGAGTTTGAGTGATATCACGCAGTACGATTTTGATGGATTTGCAATCGGTGGCCTGAGTGTTGGCGAACCTCGTGAAGTAACAATGAAGATAGTCGAATTCACAGCTCCGAAAATGCCATATGATAAGCCGAGGTACTTCATGGGCGGTGGTTCTCCTGATCTTTTAGTCGATTTGGTGGCAAACGGTGTAGACATATTCGATAGTGTATTTCCAACGCGTGTTGCAAGACATGGATTGGCTGTTACGTGGAATGGTAAGTTCAACATACGCTCAGCAAGGTACAAGTACGATAAGACTCCGATAGATGAGAACTGCACCTGTTATACGTGCAGAAACTTTTCGAAAGGATATTTAAGACATCTGTTCGATAGGGAAGAAGTGCTTGGTCAGATATTGCTCACAATACACGATGTCCATTTCATGATGGAATTTGGAAAAAAGATGCGTGAAAGTATCGAGAACGGTACTTTCGAGGTGTTCCGCGAAAGGGTGAAAAAGGCCTATGAGAAAAAAGATAACACTAATAATTAG
- a CDS encoding DUF2922 domain-containing protein, producing MKRLTLMYRKPDGNRTRTYRINIPEPVDTINPSELQSDMLLLKQLGVVPSDSEPDEARITETNVEILVNLIE from the coding sequence ATGAAAAGACTTACACTGATGTACAGAAAACCAGATGGAAATAGAACAAGAACTTACAGGATAAACATCCCAGAACCAGTAGATACGATAAATCCTTCAGAACTACAATCTGATATGCTGTTGCTCAAGCAACTTGGAGTAGTTCCATCAGATTCTGAACCAGACGAAGCGAGAATCACAGAGACGAATGTGGAAATTCTTGTAAATTTGATTGAATAA
- a CDS encoding HAD family hydrolase, which produces MQFSHEINYIFLDYDGTIIENAEEEFLRNYFSLLSKKLDSTFDETLRLVMSSVQDAVANQDRMNLFEKFGEAISARSGKSKEYWIDKFLEFYNTDFDQLRQITQPNKEFVNVVNKTNKSLIFASNPLFPRIATYKRIQFAGLNPEMFYYVAHMENSTYAKPNPLFFKEIIEKLKLHPAECVMIGDSDFDKACEKVGIKFIHISEEEKWREIF; this is translated from the coding sequence ATGCAGTTTTCTCACGAAATAAACTATATCTTTTTGGACTATGATGGTACGATCATCGAAAACGCTGAAGAAGAATTTTTAAGGAACTACTTCAGTCTCCTGTCAAAGAAACTGGACAGCACTTTTGATGAGACACTAAGATTGGTTATGAGCTCAGTTCAAGATGCTGTCGCAAATCAAGATAGAATGAACCTTTTTGAAAAGTTTGGTGAAGCTATCTCTGCAAGAAGTGGAAAATCAAAAGAGTACTGGATTGATAAATTTTTAGAATTCTACAACACAGATTTCGACCAACTCAGGCAAATTACACAACCGAACAAAGAATTCGTCAATGTCGTTAACAAGACAAACAAGTCCCTCATTTTCGCATCCAACCCGCTCTTTCCAAGAATAGCAACGTACAAGCGAATACAATTTGCTGGTCTCAATCCAGAAATGTTTTACTACGTTGCCCACATGGAGAATAGCACTTATGCAAAGCCGAACCCCTTATTCTTTAAGGAGATAATCGAAAAGCTAAAACTTCACCCTGCTGAATGCGTTATGATAGGCGATTCTGACTTTGACAAGGCTTGTGAAAAGGTAGGAATAAAGTTCATTCACATTTCAGAAGAGGAAAAGTGGAGAGAAATATTCTAA
- a CDS encoding MATE family efflux transporter — translation MINLAKVDVLSHKIEYSLFHLAWPLVVSNALQTIYNIVDSYFLGKLGPIQFSASTITWPVIFTFISLAMGFSQAGIAIVSQNYGRRDLNAVKKSMGQLYLVTIVAGLLSTSIGIALTKPIIYGIAGQKSIEVIPYAISYYIVDMIGLPLVFVINATTSAMRAVGDSQFGMRVTLYMNLVNMLFDPLLIFGIGPFPKLGVAGAAWATNIGRFIAAGISIWHVFSKRAHIKVEKKDFKPDWKLIKLILKLGLPSALGMSITSAGFAVIMKYVSMFGPIVISAYGIGNRVTNLVSMISFGLAGAVSAMIGQFVGAGRYTDAEETVKRAFWWNITIIGVLSLLTFIYGKEVTKFFINDPGVIGMGDIFFKYISFSMPIFTAYMIYNNALIGAGKTILTMIGDILRLWAIRIPIIAVLSVTLGFKGIFIGMIISNLIVFFVTYAFFKFSNWKKAVV, via the coding sequence GTGATAAATTTGGCAAAAGTTGATGTGTTATCGCATAAAATTGAATATTCATTGTTTCACTTAGCTTGGCCGCTCGTTGTTTCAAACGCGCTTCAAACAATATATAACATCGTTGATTCTTATTTTCTCGGAAAACTTGGTCCTATCCAGTTTTCAGCTTCAACTATCACGTGGCCTGTGATATTTACTTTCATATCATTGGCAATGGGATTCTCTCAAGCAGGGATAGCAATTGTATCACAAAACTACGGCAGACGGGATTTGAATGCAGTGAAGAAATCGATGGGACAATTGTATTTGGTGACGATAGTCGCAGGGTTATTGTCTACAAGTATTGGTATAGCTCTCACCAAGCCAATAATTTACGGTATTGCAGGTCAAAAAAGTATTGAAGTAATACCATATGCAATTAGCTACTACATTGTTGATATGATAGGTCTTCCACTTGTCTTCGTCATAAACGCCACTACCTCGGCAATGCGTGCTGTTGGAGACTCGCAATTCGGCATGCGGGTGACACTTTATATGAATCTTGTCAATATGCTTTTTGATCCATTGTTGATATTCGGTATAGGGCCTTTCCCAAAACTCGGAGTTGCAGGTGCAGCTTGGGCGACAAATATCGGAAGGTTCATTGCGGCAGGAATAAGTATCTGGCATGTTTTTTCCAAAAGAGCACACATCAAAGTTGAAAAGAAAGACTTCAAGCCCGATTGGAAATTGATAAAACTTATACTTAAATTAGGTCTACCAAGCGCTCTTGGAATGTCTATAACGTCAGCGGGGTTTGCGGTGATAATGAAGTACGTTTCGATGTTTGGGCCAATAGTCATAAGCGCTTATGGTATCGGTAACAGAGTGACCAACCTAGTCTCAATGATTTCGTTTGGACTTGCAGGTGCAGTATCGGCAATGATTGGACAATTCGTTGGAGCTGGAAGATACACAGATGCTGAAGAGACCGTCAAACGGGCTTTTTGGTGGAACATCACAATAATCGGCGTGCTTTCTCTCCTCACATTCATATATGGAAAAGAGGTTACGAAATTCTTCATAAACGATCCGGGTGTAATTGGAATGGGCGACATTTTCTTTAAATATATATCTTTCTCCATGCCCATATTCACCGCTTATATGATTTACAATAACGCACTAATCGGTGCTGGAAAGACTATTCTAACAATGATAGGTGATATACTTAGATTGTGGGCGATAAGGATCCCCATAATAGCAGTGCTTTCAGTAACGTTGGGATTCAAAGGTATATTCATAGGCATGATCATCAGCAATCTGATTGTCTTTTTCGTGACTTATGCGTTTTTCAAATTTTCAAATTGGAAAAAGGCAGTCGTGTAG
- a CDS encoding cyclodeaminase/cyclohydrolase family protein, whose protein sequence is MDIRKLSVEELCNKVKEKTPVPGGGAVGAVVAALGASLNSMVANLTLGKKKYENYEALMQEVLENMELVLERSLRIANEDVKAFDKVMEAYKLPKEDPTKEEKIQSALKEAVATPFELIECARDVLKYAEIVAKWGNQNAISDAFSAAELARAACKIGEYNVMINLKSMVDESFKKKIMDEMYEVMGEAKVYYERIQELIKENGFTKI, encoded by the coding sequence ATGGATATAAGAAAATTATCGGTTGAGGAACTTTGTAATAAAGTTAAAGAGAAGACACCAGTGCCTGGCGGTGGAGCAGTTGGTGCGGTTGTGGCAGCACTTGGCGCTTCTTTAAATTCTATGGTTGCTAATCTTACTTTGGGCAAGAAAAAATATGAGAATTATGAAGCCTTGATGCAAGAAGTATTGGAAAACATGGAGCTTGTTTTGGAAAGAAGCTTGAGGATTGCTAATGAGGATGTTAAGGCATTTGATAAAGTCATGGAAGCGTACAAACTACCGAAAGAAGACCCGACAAAGGAAGAGAAAATACAATCCGCTCTTAAAGAGGCGGTTGCAACTCCTTTCGAATTGATTGAATGTGCTCGTGATGTTTTGAAGTATGCAGAGATTGTTGCAAAATGGGGTAATCAGAATGCTATTTCCGATGCGTTCAGTGCGGCCGAACTTGCAAGAGCGGCATGTAAAATAGGCGAATACAACGTTATGATTAACTTGAAATCTATGGTCGATGAATCTTTTAAAAAGAAGATAATGGACGAAATGTATGAAGTGATGGGAGAAGCAAAAGTTTACTACGAAAGAATACAGGAGCTGATAAAAGAAAATGGGTTTACTAAAATTTGA
- the pyrR gene encoding bifunctional pyr operon transcriptional regulator/uracil phosphoribosyltransferase PyrR, whose translation MVKILGEDDIRRSLMRISHEILEKNKGAQELVLIGIITRGWYLAQRIGKNISMIEGVEIPVGALDVSPFRDDEKRTPKDSDRSKIDFDITDKHVVLVDDVLFTGRTIRAAMDGIISRGRPKSIKLAVLVDRGHREFPIRPDFVGKNIPSAKDSEIIKVRLKEFDGEDGVYILKVGEAL comes from the coding sequence GTGGTTAAGATATTGGGAGAAGACGATATCCGCAGGTCACTTATGAGAATATCGCACGAGATTTTGGAAAAAAACAAAGGAGCACAAGAGTTAGTTCTTATAGGTATTATTACAAGAGGTTGGTACTTGGCTCAGCGAATAGGTAAGAATATATCGATGATAGAAGGTGTTGAGATTCCAGTTGGTGCGTTAGACGTTTCTCCTTTTCGTGATGATGAGAAAAGAACTCCAAAGGATAGTGACAGGAGTAAAATAGATTTTGATATCACCGACAAGCATGTTGTATTAGTTGATGACGTTCTATTCACAGGCAGGACGATAAGGGCAGCGATGGATGGTATTATTTCGCGCGGAAGGCCAAAGTCTATAAAGCTCGCGGTACTTGTCGATAGAGGACATAGGGAATTCCCAATAAGACCTGATTTTGTTGGTAAGAACATTCCGAGTGCTAAGGATTCTGAAATTATCAAGGTGCGCTTGAAAGAGTTCGACGGAGAAGACGGTGTCTACATCTTGAAAGTGGGTGAAGCTCTGTGA
- a CDS encoding TIGR00266 family protein — MNGNIEFKGSYALLKVSLGPGEQIKVEPGAMVYMRGPIEVQTSTGGVWKALKRTLLGGESFFMNTYISRGDSEIGIAPELPGDIEIVQTNGTLFVQSTSFLASDPQIDMDVSFGGFKSFFSGEGIFLLKLEGYGQVAISSFGGIKMLELGPGDSITIDTGHVVAFDGSVNWNVRTFGGFKSTLFGGEGLVCDFRGPGRVFVQTRNYPAFVEWIRSLVPRETGSR, encoded by the coding sequence GTGAACGGGAACATTGAATTTAAGGGTAGCTATGCATTGTTAAAAGTTTCTCTCGGACCTGGTGAGCAGATTAAGGTAGAACCTGGAGCGATGGTATACATGAGAGGTCCAATAGAGGTGCAGACGTCCACCGGTGGAGTTTGGAAAGCTTTAAAAAGAACTCTTCTCGGCGGAGAGAGTTTCTTTATGAACACGTACATCTCGCGCGGAGATAGTGAGATTGGCATTGCACCGGAACTACCGGGGGATATTGAAATTGTTCAAACAAATGGCACACTTTTCGTTCAGTCGACATCATTCTTAGCAAGTGACCCTCAAATTGACATGGACGTCTCGTTTGGCGGTTTTAAATCATTCTTCTCCGGTGAAGGGATATTCTTGTTAAAACTGGAAGGCTATGGACAGGTTGCAATATCTTCTTTTGGTGGCATAAAGATGTTAGAGCTTGGACCGGGTGATAGCATTACGATAGATACTGGTCATGTCGTTGCGTTCGATGGAAGTGTTAATTGGAATGTACGAACCTTTGGCGGTTTTAAATCAACGCTCTTCGGGGGAGAGGGTTTAGTTTGCGATTTTAGAGGTCCGGGCAGAGTTTTTGTGCAAA